From Apium graveolens cultivar Ventura chromosome 9, ASM990537v1, whole genome shotgun sequence, the proteins below share one genomic window:
- the LOC141685743 gene encoding uncharacterized protein LOC141685743: protein MAKFLVWLFYVLALCVASASVSAHDSWPYVYSSPPPTSWYAYKSPPPPPTLYSYISPPPPYIYKSPPPPSPSPPPPYMYKSPPPPSPSPPPPYIYKSPPPPSPSPPPPYIYKSPPPPSPPPPPPYIYKSPPPPSPSPPPPYVYKSPPPPSPSPPPPYIYKSPPPPSPSPPTPYIYKSPPPPSPSPPPPYVYQSPPPPSPSPPPPYIYKSPPPPSPSPPPPYVYKSPPPPSPSPPPPYIYKSPPPPSPSPPPPYIYKSPPPPSPSPPPPYVYKSPPPPSPSPPPPYTYKSPPPPPYIYRTKPVSSPSLPPSPAPSPSMVPSPSSQEYY from the coding sequence atgGCCAAATTTTTGGTTTGGCTATTTTATGTACTCGCACTGTGTGTTGCATCTGCTAGTGTAAGTGCCCACGACAGTTGGCCTTATGTTTATTCATCTCCACCACCCACATCATGGTATGCATACAAATCACCACCTCCACCACCAACACTCTATTCCTATATATCGCCACCACCTCCATATATCTATAAATCTCCGCCACCTCCATCCCCATCCCCGCCTCCACCATACATGTATAAATCACCACCTCCACCATCCCCCTCTCCCCCACCTCCTTACATTTACAAATCTCCACCACCCCCATCCCCATCACCGCCACCTCCTTATATTTACAAGTCTCCGCCACCTCCATCCCCACCACCACCTCCTCCTTACATTTACAAATCGCCACCACCTCCGTCGCCATCTCCTCCACCTCCTTATGTCTACAAATCGCCACCACCTCCATCCCCATCACCACCTCCTCCCTACATTTACAAATCCCCACCCCCACCATCCCCATCACCACCTACTCCCTACATTTACAAATCACCCCCACCACCATCCCCATCTCCTCCACCGCCTTATGTCTACCAATCTCCACCACCTCCATCCCCGTCACCACCCCCTCCCTACATTTACAAATCCCCACCCCCACCATCACCATCTCCTCCACCTCCTTACGTTTACAAATCGCCACCACCACCATCCCCGTCACCACCTCCTCCCTATATTTATAAATCACCGCCTCCACCATCCCCCTCACCTCCACCTCCTTATATTTACAAATCACCGCCACCTCCATCACCATCACCACCTCCTCCATACGTATACAAATCACCACCACCACCATCCCCATCTCCTCCACCTCCTTATACTTATAAATCTCCACCACCTCCTCCTTACATTTACAGAACTAAACCAGTATCATCACCATCACTACCACCTTCACCTGCTCCATCTCCCTCAATGGTACCATCTCCCTCAAGTCAGGAATACTACTAA